Proteins encoded together in one Litorilinea aerophila window:
- the cobJ gene encoding precorrin-3B C(17)-methyltransferase, translated as MQPTPHCNEGCEESREESRAEGVLFLVSLGPGAHDQMTLAAREAVRRAQVIIGYRGYIEQIRPQLQPWQTVVASPIGQELARAEEAVNRAAAGARVALVSSGDVGIYAMAGPVYDVLRARDWQGDGPRVEVLPGVSAIQAAAARLGAPLSHDFCTISLSDLLTPWPVIQRRIQAAAWGDFVIGFYNPRSRGRDWQLRWAVDCLRQYRSPHTPVAIARQVTRPDEAIQVTTLGQVDVAQVDMFTLVLVGNSQSYLLAGHLATPRGYRDLTAVGNLPGDPGSR; from the coding sequence ATGCAACCGACCCCACATTGTAATGAAGGCTGTGAGGAAAGCCGTGAGGAAAGCCGTGCTGAAGGAGTCCTCTTCCTGGTCAGCCTGGGACCCGGGGCCCACGACCAGATGACCCTGGCTGCCCGGGAAGCTGTGCGGCGGGCCCAGGTCATCATAGGCTATCGGGGCTACATCGAACAGATCCGGCCGCAGCTCCAGCCCTGGCAGACGGTGGTGGCCAGCCCCATCGGCCAGGAGCTGGCACGCGCAGAGGAGGCCGTCAACCGGGCGGCCGCAGGGGCCCGGGTGGCCCTGGTCAGCAGTGGGGACGTGGGCATCTACGCCATGGCCGGGCCGGTCTACGACGTGTTGCGGGCCCGAGACTGGCAGGGGGATGGTCCCCGGGTCGAGGTCTTGCCCGGCGTGAGCGCCATTCAGGCCGCCGCCGCACGGCTGGGCGCACCCCTCAGCCACGACTTCTGCACCATCAGCCTCAGCGACCTGTTGACCCCCTGGCCGGTGATCCAGCGGCGCATCCAGGCGGCTGCCTGGGGCGATTTCGTCATCGGCTTCTACAACCCCCGCAGCCGGGGCCGAGATTGGCAGCTACGCTGGGCTGTGGATTGCCTGCGCCAGTATCGTTCTCCCCATACGCCGGTGGCCATCGCCCGGCAAGTGACCCGTCCGGATGAGGCGATTCAGGTCACCACCCTGGGCCAGGTCGACGTGGCCCAGGTGGATATGTTCACCCTGGTGCTGGTGGGCAACAGCCAGAGCTACCTGCTGGCCGGCCATCTGGCCACGCCCCGCGGCTACAGGGACCTGACGGCCGTTGGGAACCTCCCTGGCGATCCAGGCAGCCGGTGA
- a CDS encoding proline dehydrogenase family protein, translated as MSTSSQKPPVPPTSIPADLPQRAVSLAEELLIQARAQQTHAEKEQAERLARMMADPQGKELTIALVDQAFRSHRPARIADQISHLLEEYGPPGYMDWWERTALTLGAVMGHYLPNLVVPPIIARLRQETRTVILPAEEGDLRKYLEKRRRDGVRLNLNQLGEAILGEGEAERRMQAYLALLARPDVEYISVKVSSIFSQINLVGYRRTVEQIKERLRRLYRQALAHHYRHPDGRVTPKFVNLDMEEYRDLHLTLDAFREALEEPEFQQLSAGIVLQAYIPDSFGLQQEMTAWAIRRVDQGGAPIKIRVVKGANLAMEQVEASLRGWPQAPYTTKLETDANFKRMVEYGCRPEHARAVRLGVASHNLFDVAYALTLRAERGVEEFVEFEMLEGMANHQARAVRDAAGGLLLYAPVVKAEDFHSAIAYLVRRLDENTAPENFLHDLFAMEPGSPAWIRQRDQFLAACQAVETVKTSPNRTQNRLTETAASPTADAPGRPPGFFNEPDTDWSLPPNQAWIESVARRWQEREPESIPLQIGGEFVHTGETAVGVDPSRPNRVAYRHALADAGLVDQALAVAVEAQRTWARRPVAERKELLLAAAQELGRRRGDLIGAMMLDGAKVPAEADPEVSEAMDFARYYAHALDLGEAVADCAMDPLGVVVVTPPWNFPLAIPASGVLAALMAGNSVILKPAPEAVLVGWQLVQALWAAGIPQEALQFLPCPDNEVGQKLVTDPRTAAVILTGSIETARLFQRWRPDLRLFAETSGKNALIVTAMADRDQAIKDLVRSAFGHNGQKCSAASLAILETEVYDDPVFRRQLRDAAASLAVGPVWDLASVITPLTQPPSQKLYRALTTLDPGEEWLLEPRPVPLAGEEVREPQGHRLWTPGIKLGVQPGSFFHQTECFGPVLGLMRADDLDHAIELANGVAFGLTGGIHTLDDREIERWKEQIQVGNAYVNRHITGAIVRRQPFGGWKASNVGPGAKTGGPNYVLQFGTWRQVTLPRQQAEPAEGVATLLERLVNQLGEPHAATLRAAAGSYAWAWDEHFRRAHDPSQLLGELNLFRYRPLRGVLVRAEAGVEPAALAQAVLAAATVGARLTLSLGPDLEAWHWLHGVAGIQVVVEEEAGLIARLGAAAPPYDRCRALGPLSPALRQALNEAGVSVVEGPVLANGRLELRHYLREQAVAQTVHRYGNVMEKYRRT; from the coding sequence ATGTCTACCTCCAGCCAGAAGCCGCCTGTGCCGCCCACATCCATCCCCGCAGACCTGCCCCAGCGGGCCGTCTCCCTGGCCGAAGAGCTCCTCATCCAGGCCCGGGCCCAGCAGACCCACGCCGAGAAGGAGCAGGCCGAACGGCTGGCCCGCATGATGGCCGACCCCCAGGGCAAGGAGCTGACCATCGCCCTGGTGGACCAGGCCTTCCGCAGCCACCGGCCGGCCCGCATCGCCGACCAGATCAGCCACCTCCTGGAGGAGTACGGCCCACCCGGCTACATGGACTGGTGGGAGCGGACCGCGCTGACCCTGGGCGCGGTGATGGGCCACTACCTGCCCAACCTGGTGGTTCCCCCCATCATCGCCCGCCTGCGCCAGGAGACCCGTACCGTCATCCTGCCCGCAGAGGAAGGGGACCTGCGCAAATACCTGGAGAAACGGCGCCGGGACGGCGTGCGCCTCAACCTCAACCAACTGGGCGAGGCCATCCTGGGCGAAGGGGAGGCAGAACGGCGCATGCAGGCCTACCTGGCGCTCCTGGCCCGCCCGGACGTGGAATACATTTCGGTCAAAGTCTCATCCATCTTCAGCCAGATCAACCTGGTGGGCTACCGGCGGACGGTGGAGCAGATCAAGGAACGGCTGCGCCGCCTCTACCGCCAGGCCCTGGCCCACCACTATCGCCACCCGGACGGCCGGGTGACCCCCAAGTTCGTCAACCTGGACATGGAAGAGTACCGGGACCTCCACCTGACCCTGGATGCCTTCCGGGAGGCGCTGGAGGAACCCGAATTTCAGCAGCTCTCCGCCGGCATCGTCCTCCAGGCCTACATCCCCGACTCCTTTGGCCTGCAACAGGAGATGACCGCCTGGGCCATCCGGCGGGTGGACCAGGGCGGCGCGCCCATCAAGATCCGGGTGGTCAAGGGCGCCAACCTGGCCATGGAGCAGGTGGAGGCTTCCCTGCGGGGCTGGCCCCAGGCGCCCTACACCACCAAGCTGGAGACCGACGCCAATTTCAAGCGCATGGTGGAGTACGGCTGTCGGCCCGAACATGCCCGGGCGGTGCGCCTGGGCGTGGCCAGCCACAACCTCTTTGACGTGGCCTACGCCCTCACCCTGCGGGCCGAGCGGGGCGTGGAGGAGTTCGTGGAGTTTGAAATGTTGGAGGGAATGGCCAACCACCAGGCCCGGGCCGTGCGGGATGCCGCCGGCGGCCTGCTCCTCTACGCGCCGGTGGTCAAGGCGGAAGACTTCCACAGCGCCATCGCCTACCTGGTCCGCCGCCTGGATGAAAACACCGCGCCCGAGAATTTCCTCCACGACCTCTTCGCCATGGAGCCGGGCAGCCCGGCCTGGATCCGGCAGCGGGATCAATTCCTGGCCGCCTGCCAGGCGGTGGAGACGGTCAAAACCAGCCCCAACCGCACCCAGAATCGCCTGACCGAGACGGCAGCCTCCCCGACCGCGGACGCCCCGGGCCGGCCCCCGGGCTTCTTCAACGAGCCCGACACCGACTGGTCCCTCCCCCCAAACCAGGCCTGGATCGAGTCTGTGGCCCGACGCTGGCAGGAACGGGAGCCCGAATCCATCCCCCTCCAGATCGGCGGGGAGTTCGTCCACACCGGCGAAACGGCCGTGGGCGTGGACCCCTCTCGCCCGAACCGGGTCGCCTACCGCCATGCCCTGGCCGACGCCGGGCTGGTGGACCAGGCCCTGGCCGTTGCGGTGGAAGCCCAGCGAACCTGGGCCCGGCGCCCCGTGGCCGAACGCAAGGAGCTGCTGCTGGCCGCAGCCCAGGAGCTGGGCCGGCGCCGGGGTGACCTCATCGGCGCCATGATGCTGGACGGGGCCAAGGTCCCCGCCGAGGCCGACCCCGAGGTCTCTGAAGCCATGGACTTTGCCCGCTACTACGCCCATGCCCTGGACCTGGGCGAGGCGGTGGCCGACTGTGCCATGGATCCCCTGGGCGTGGTGGTGGTGACGCCTCCCTGGAACTTCCCCCTGGCCATCCCCGCCAGCGGCGTGCTGGCCGCGCTCATGGCCGGCAACAGCGTGATCCTGAAGCCCGCCCCCGAAGCTGTGCTGGTGGGCTGGCAGCTCGTCCAGGCCCTGTGGGCCGCGGGCATCCCCCAGGAGGCGCTCCAGTTTCTGCCCTGCCCCGACAACGAGGTGGGGCAGAAGCTGGTGACCGATCCCCGCACCGCGGCCGTGATCCTTACCGGCAGCATCGAGACCGCGCGCCTCTTCCAGCGCTGGCGGCCCGACCTGCGCCTCTTCGCCGAAACCAGCGGCAAAAACGCCCTCATCGTCACCGCCATGGCCGACCGGGATCAGGCCATCAAGGACCTGGTGCGTTCGGCCTTCGGCCACAACGGCCAGAAATGCTCCGCGGCCAGCCTGGCCATCCTGGAGACAGAGGTCTACGACGACCCGGTCTTTCGACGCCAGCTCCGGGATGCCGCGGCCAGCCTGGCGGTGGGTCCCGTCTGGGATCTGGCCAGCGTCATCACCCCCCTCACCCAGCCGCCCAGCCAGAAGCTGTATCGGGCCCTGACCACCCTGGACCCGGGCGAGGAGTGGCTGTTGGAGCCTCGCCCTGTCCCCCTGGCCGGGGAAGAGGTCCGCGAGCCCCAGGGCCACCGCCTGTGGACGCCCGGCATCAAGCTGGGGGTGCAGCCCGGCTCCTTCTTCCACCAGACCGAGTGCTTCGGCCCTGTGCTGGGACTGATGCGCGCGGACGACCTGGACCACGCCATCGAGCTGGCCAATGGTGTGGCCTTTGGCCTCACCGGCGGCATCCACACCCTGGACGACCGGGAGATCGAGCGCTGGAAGGAGCAGATCCAGGTGGGCAACGCCTACGTCAACCGCCACATCACCGGCGCCATCGTGCGGCGGCAGCCCTTTGGCGGCTGGAAGGCCTCCAACGTGGGGCCCGGCGCCAAGACAGGCGGCCCCAACTATGTGCTGCAGTTTGGGACCTGGCGGCAGGTCACCTTGCCCCGGCAACAGGCCGAGCCCGCCGAGGGGGTGGCCACGTTGCTGGAGCGCCTGGTCAACCAACTGGGCGAACCCCACGCCGCCACCCTGCGGGCCGCGGCCGGGAGCTACGCCTGGGCGTGGGATGAACACTTCCGCCGCGCCCACGATCCCAGCCAGCTCCTGGGCGAGCTGAACCTCTTCCGCTATCGCCCCCTGCGGGGCGTGTTGGTGCGGGCGGAAGCCGGGGTCGAGCCGGCCGCCCTGGCGCAGGCGGTGCTGGCCGCGGCGACTGTGGGCGCACGGCTCACCCTCAGCCTGGGGCCGGACCTGGAAGCCTGGCACTGGCTGCATGGGGTGGCCGGCATTCAGGTGGTGGTGGAAGAGGAAGCCGGCCTCATCGCCCGGCTGGGGGCCGCGGCCCCGCCCTACGACCGCTGCCGGGCCCTGGGGCCCCTTTCCCCGGCGCTGCGCCAGGCCCTCAACGAAGCGGGCGTCAGCGTGGTGGAGGGCCCCGTGCTGGCCAACGGCCGCCTGGAGCTGCGCCACTACCTGCGGGAACAGGCCGTCGCCCAGACGGTCCACCGCTACGGCAACGTGATGGAGAAGTACCGCCGGACCTGA
- a CDS encoding TIGR04053 family radical SAM/SPASM domain-containing protein — MESGHPRLSAVFAGQGHRFVYEQAPLLVYWEATQSCALACIHCRAEAVPRRNPLELTTAEAQGLLRQIAAFGGPRRPHLVITGGDPLRRPDLFPLIDYGHSLGLSISVTPAGTQELTPQVIRKLKAARVESVALSLDGSTAERHDAFRGVAGSFRWTLAGARAVVEAGIPLQINTMVTAQTLDDIPRIHELLQDVGITRWALFFLIATGRGAGLAEVTPAEGERLLVWLSQLARDPQTKFVIKTTEAHHYRRIVVQQMARRLPPEAILASPAGRAFGIRDGNGIVFVSHVGQVFPSGFLPLAAGNVRRHPLASIYRESPLFQALRDADRLKGKCGICPFRALCGGSRARAYAATGDPLESDPLCPYQPRAGDVPLA, encoded by the coding sequence ATGGAATCTGGTCATCCACGCCTGTCTGCGGTCTTTGCCGGGCAGGGCCATCGTTTTGTCTATGAGCAGGCACCCCTGTTGGTCTACTGGGAGGCCACCCAATCCTGTGCCCTGGCCTGCATCCACTGCCGGGCTGAAGCGGTGCCCCGGCGCAATCCGCTGGAGCTGACCACGGCTGAGGCCCAAGGGCTGCTGCGCCAGATCGCGGCGTTTGGCGGGCCAAGGCGACCCCACCTGGTGATCACCGGCGGCGACCCCCTGCGTCGCCCCGATCTCTTCCCCCTGATCGATTACGGCCACAGCCTGGGCCTCTCCATTTCCGTGACGCCCGCCGGCACCCAGGAGCTGACGCCCCAGGTGATCCGGAAGCTGAAGGCAGCCCGGGTGGAGAGTGTGGCCCTGAGCCTGGACGGCTCCACCGCGGAGCGGCACGATGCCTTCCGGGGGGTGGCCGGCTCTTTCCGCTGGACCCTGGCCGGAGCCCGTGCCGTGGTGGAGGCCGGCATCCCACTGCAGATCAACACCATGGTCACCGCCCAGACCCTGGACGACATCCCCCGCATCCATGAGTTGCTCCAGGATGTGGGCATTACCCGCTGGGCGCTTTTCTTCCTGATCGCCACGGGGCGAGGCGCCGGGCTGGCCGAGGTGACGCCGGCGGAAGGTGAGCGGCTGCTGGTCTGGCTGAGCCAGCTGGCCCGGGATCCCCAGACAAAGTTCGTGATCAAGACCACCGAGGCCCACCACTACCGGCGCATTGTCGTTCAGCAGATGGCCCGCCGGCTGCCTCCAGAAGCGATCCTGGCCTCTCCGGCTGGCCGCGCCTTCGGCATTCGCGACGGCAACGGCATTGTCTTTGTCTCCCATGTGGGACAGGTCTTTCCCAGCGGCTTCCTCCCCCTGGCGGCTGGGAATGTGCGCCGCCACCCCCTGGCCTCCATCTACCGGGAGAGCCCCCTTTTCCAGGCCCTGCGGGACGCCGACCGACTCAAGGGCAAGTGTGGGATCTGTCCCTTCCGGGCTCTCTGCGGCGGCTCTCGGGCCCGGGCCTACGCAGCCACCGGCGACCCGTTGGAGAGCGATCCCCTCTGCCCCTATCAGCCGCGCGCTGGGGATGTCCCTCTGGCGTAG
- a CDS encoding heavy metal translocating P-type ATPase, whose amino-acid sequence MKAQRLEVPIQGMDCHECCQHVQRALTALPGVQEVEVLLAAEKAVVELDPEQVDLAAIRQAVARAGYRVPAGPEGAGTSATEKPAAGLPRAVLFYTGLVFGAVLLVVVAGEWLGLLDAVTERVPFTLGVALVLVGWYPVLRNVLRAAWRGQVISHTLMSVGVVAALLVGEWVTAAIVVFFMRVGDGVERFTAERARRAVRELTALAPRRARVERNGALQEVPAEEVQVGDVVVVRPGEQIPVDGEVIDGQATVNQATITGEAMPVEAGPGTPVFAATLVELGRLRIRTTRVGPDTTFGRVIRLVEEAEANRADVQRLADRFSGYFLPVVALIALLTWLLRRDPLATAAVLVVACSCSFALATPIAMLAAIGAGARRGILIKGGKYLELLARADVLLIDKTGTLTLGRPQLTDVIPLDGRPAAEVLALAAAAERDSEHPLAEAVRQAAQAWGVPAYPAQDFAAMPGLGIQARVNGHQIQVGSRRFVAAPADGAAALETQGKTLLYVAEDGRPIGILAASDTPRPEVAEAIERLRGLGLREIRLLTGDNRFSAAALAETLGLTYQAELLPEDKVAVVKEYQAQGHTVVMVGDGVNDAPALAQADVGIAMGAAGTDIAMEAAHVVLMRDDWRLVPAVFRLARRAVGVVKMNFGFTALYNLVGLSLAALGFLPPALAAAAQSLPDLGILANSSRLLRAREES is encoded by the coding sequence ATGAAGGCCCAGCGGCTGGAAGTGCCCATCCAGGGCATGGACTGCCACGAATGTTGTCAACACGTGCAGCGGGCCCTGACCGCCCTGCCTGGCGTCCAGGAGGTGGAAGTCCTGCTGGCGGCCGAAAAGGCCGTGGTCGAGCTGGATCCGGAGCAGGTGGATCTGGCCGCCATCCGCCAGGCCGTGGCCCGGGCCGGCTATCGCGTCCCGGCGGGACCGGAGGGGGCGGGGACTTCGGCCACGGAAAAGCCGGCTGCCGGGCTGCCCCGGGCCGTGCTCTTCTACACCGGCCTGGTCTTCGGCGCCGTGCTGCTGGTGGTGGTGGCCGGCGAATGGCTGGGCCTGCTGGATGCGGTCACCGAACGGGTGCCCTTCACCCTGGGCGTGGCCCTGGTGCTGGTGGGCTGGTATCCGGTGCTGCGCAACGTGCTGCGGGCCGCCTGGCGGGGCCAGGTCATCTCCCACACCCTCATGAGCGTGGGCGTGGTGGCCGCGCTGCTGGTGGGCGAGTGGGTCACTGCCGCCATCGTGGTCTTCTTCATGCGCGTCGGCGACGGGGTGGAACGCTTCACCGCGGAGCGGGCCCGGCGGGCCGTGCGGGAGCTGACCGCCCTGGCGCCCCGGCGGGCCCGGGTGGAACGAAACGGCGCCCTCCAGGAGGTGCCCGCGGAGGAGGTCCAGGTGGGTGACGTGGTGGTCGTCCGCCCGGGGGAACAGATCCCGGTGGATGGGGAGGTGATCGACGGCCAGGCCACGGTCAACCAGGCCACCATCACCGGCGAGGCCATGCCCGTGGAGGCTGGGCCGGGGACGCCGGTCTTCGCGGCCACCCTGGTGGAGCTGGGCCGGCTGCGCATCCGCACCACCCGGGTGGGCCCGGACACTACCTTCGGCCGGGTCATCCGCCTGGTGGAGGAGGCAGAAGCCAACCGGGCCGATGTCCAACGCCTGGCAGACCGTTTTTCCGGCTATTTCCTGCCGGTGGTGGCCCTCATCGCCCTGCTCACCTGGCTCCTGCGGCGGGACCCCCTGGCCACGGCGGCGGTGCTGGTGGTGGCCTGTTCCTGCTCCTTTGCCCTGGCCACGCCCATCGCCATGCTGGCGGCCATCGGCGCCGGCGCGCGTCGGGGCATCCTCATCAAGGGAGGTAAGTACCTGGAGCTGCTGGCCCGGGCCGATGTGCTCCTCATCGACAAGACCGGTACCCTGACCCTGGGCCGCCCCCAGCTCACCGATGTCATTCCCCTGGATGGCCGCCCTGCCGCCGAGGTTTTGGCCCTGGCGGCTGCGGCAGAACGGGATTCGGAACACCCCCTGGCCGAGGCGGTGCGCCAGGCGGCCCAGGCGTGGGGCGTTCCGGCCTATCCAGCCCAGGATTTTGCCGCCATGCCCGGCCTGGGTATCCAGGCCCGGGTGAACGGCCACCAGATCCAGGTGGGCAGCCGCCGTTTCGTGGCGGCCCCGGCTGATGGCGCTGCCGCCCTGGAAACCCAGGGCAAGACCCTCCTCTACGTGGCCGAGGACGGCCGGCCCATCGGGATCCTGGCCGCGTCCGATACGCCTCGGCCCGAGGTAGCCGAGGCGATAGAGCGCCTGCGTGGGCTGGGGCTGCGGGAAATTCGGCTGTTGACCGGGGACAACCGGTTCAGCGCCGCCGCCCTGGCAGAGACGTTGGGCCTGACCTATCAGGCCGAACTTTTGCCTGAAGATAAAGTGGCCGTGGTCAAGGAGTACCAGGCCCAGGGCCACACGGTGGTCATGGTGGGCGACGGGGTCAACGACGCGCCCGCCCTGGCCCAGGCGGACGTGGGCATCGCCATGGGCGCGGCCGGCACGGACATCGCCATGGAGGCGGCCCACGTGGTCCTGATGCGGGACGACTGGCGGCTGGTCCCGGCGGTGTTTCGCCTGGCCCGCCGGGCGGTGGGGGTGGTGAAGATGAATTTCGGCTTCACCGCGCTGTACAACCTGGTGGGCTTGAGCCTGGCCGCCCTGGGCTTCCTGCCCCCCGCCCTGGCCGCGGCGGCCCAGTCCCTGCCGGACCTGGGCATCCTGGCCAACTCATCACGACTCTTGCGAGCCCGGGAGGAATCATGA
- a CDS encoding ArsR/SmtB family transcription factor produces the protein MLIYPTPQATALKAKLFRGFADPSRLSILEALRAGPRTVSQIVEETGLSQSNVSNHLSCLRDCGLVIGQPQGRYVHYQLSDDRVEQFLRLAEELLADVARGVYECTRYQVETPAPATSGVTASVQEVEK, from the coding sequence ATGCTGATTTACCCGACGCCCCAGGCCACCGCCCTCAAGGCCAAACTCTTCCGGGGCTTTGCCGACCCTTCCCGCCTCTCCATTCTGGAGGCCCTGCGCGCCGGCCCCCGCACCGTCTCCCAAATCGTGGAGGAGACCGGCCTCAGCCAGTCCAACGTCTCCAACCACCTGAGCTGCCTGCGGGACTGCGGCCTAGTCATCGGGCAGCCCCAGGGACGCTACGTCCACTACCAGCTGAGCGACGACCGGGTGGAGCAGTTCCTGCGCCTGGCCGAAGAGCTGCTGGCCGACGTGGCCCGGGGCGTCTACGAGTGCACCCGGTACCAGGTCGAGACGCCAGCGCCCGCAACGTCGGGCGTGACAGCGTCCGTTCAGGAGGTGGAAAAATGA
- a CDS encoding YitT family protein has translation MRRINLGAIWAEFVNLFLITVGIALAAAGYAIFQVPFNISAGGIGGLSIVVNHFTGVSVGLLYGLLNVPLLVLGFYQLGRWRFLMRTLVGVALFSLFTDLFLLYVPHFAPAFPITQDRLLTTIYGGIVGGIGGGLIYRAGATAGGTGILGRVIQLRTGVPLSQVYLYTDGLIVVTMGIVFGWEIALYSMLALFLNGLASDYALEGPSSVRTAMIVTDRPDALTTALMEGLARGVSRWPIQGGYTGQTRHMLLCTVYRPQVQELKRIVAETDEQAFLVIGDAHQALGAGFVPLKRRRRRG, from the coding sequence GTGCGGCGGATCAATCTGGGCGCGATTTGGGCCGAATTCGTCAACCTTTTCCTGATAACCGTGGGCATTGCCCTGGCGGCCGCCGGCTATGCCATCTTTCAGGTGCCCTTTAACATCTCTGCCGGCGGCATCGGCGGCCTGAGCATCGTGGTCAACCATTTTACCGGCGTCTCGGTGGGTCTGCTCTACGGCCTGTTGAACGTGCCCCTGCTGGTGCTAGGCTTCTACCAGCTGGGGCGCTGGCGCTTTTTAATGCGGACCCTGGTGGGGGTGGCCCTCTTTTCCCTTTTCACCGATTTATTTCTGCTCTACGTGCCCCATTTTGCCCCCGCCTTTCCCATCACCCAGGACCGGCTGCTGACCACCATCTACGGCGGCATTGTGGGAGGGATCGGCGGGGGGCTCATCTACCGGGCCGGTGCCACCGCCGGCGGCACCGGCATCCTGGGCCGGGTGATCCAGCTTCGCACAGGGGTGCCCTTGAGTCAGGTCTACCTCTACACCGATGGCCTGATCGTGGTGACCATGGGCATTGTCTTCGGGTGGGAGATCGCCCTCTACTCCATGCTGGCCCTCTTCCTCAACGGCCTGGCATCGGACTACGCGCTGGAGGGGCCCAGCAGCGTGCGCACGGCCATGATCGTCACCGACCGGCCGGACGCGCTCACCACCGCGTTGATGGAAGGGCTGGCCCGGGGCGTCAGCCGGTGGCCCATCCAGGGGGGCTACACCGGCCAGACCCGCCACATGCTCCTCTGCACCGTCTACCGGCCCCAGGTGCAGGAACTCAAACGGATTGTCGCCGAAACCGACGAGCAGGCTTTCCTGGTCATCGGCGATGCCCACCAGGCCCTGGGGGCCGGCTTTGTGCCCCTGAAGCGCCGACGTCGGCGGGGCTGA
- the amrB gene encoding AmmeMemoRadiSam system protein B, which yields MDVRPSPIAGLWYPGRREQLEQAVDGLLAQAQVDPPPGVILGIVVPHAGLAYSGGVAAHAFRCLQGLRPEVVVILSPFHHPHPGAVLTSGHDAYATPLGLVPLALEMRVALDAALRERLGHGLTLVRRDREHAVEIELPFLQRVLGSFHLLPLMLRAQDEATARGVAEALNQVLAGHSALLVASSDLSHFYPQERARQLDAEILARIQALDPAGVIQAEEMGLGFACGRGAIAAVLWACLCRGAHGAAVVAYGTSGDVSGDFSAVVGYGAAVIWQVPQMEDEEEMP from the coding sequence ATGGACGTGCGACCGTCGCCCATCGCTGGCCTGTGGTATCCGGGTCGTCGGGAGCAGTTGGAGCAAGCCGTGGATGGCCTGCTGGCGCAGGCTCAGGTGGATCCGCCGCCCGGTGTCATCCTGGGCATCGTGGTGCCCCATGCCGGCCTGGCCTACTCCGGTGGCGTGGCCGCCCATGCCTTTCGCTGCCTGCAGGGCCTGCGGCCCGAGGTGGTGGTCATCCTCTCTCCCTTCCACCATCCCCACCCCGGCGCGGTCTTGACCAGCGGCCACGACGCGTACGCCACGCCCCTGGGGCTGGTCCCGCTGGCCCTGGAGATGCGCGTGGCGCTGGACGCCGCCCTGCGGGAGCGGTTGGGCCATGGCCTGACCCTGGTGCGTCGGGACCGGGAACACGCGGTGGAGATCGAGCTGCCCTTTTTGCAGCGGGTCCTGGGCTCGTTTCACCTGTTGCCCCTCATGTTGCGGGCCCAGGATGAGGCGACAGCGCGGGGGGTGGCCGAGGCGCTCAACCAGGTCCTGGCCGGGCATTCGGCCCTGCTGGTGGCCAGCTCTGACCTTTCCCACTTTTACCCGCAGGAGCGGGCCCGCCAACTGGATGCAGAGATCCTGGCGCGCATCCAGGCGCTGGATCCGGCAGGCGTCATCCAGGCGGAGGAGATGGGGCTTGGTTTCGCCTGTGGCCGGGGAGCGATTGCAGCGGTGCTGTGGGCCTGTCTGTGCCGGGGCGCCCATGGGGCGGCGGTGGTGGCCTACGGCACTTCGGGGGATGTGAGCGGGGATTTTTCCGCCGTGGTGGGCTATGGGGCGGCGGTGATCTGGCAGGTCCCCCAGATGGAGGACGAGGAGGAGATGCCATGA